In Gadus chalcogrammus isolate NIFS_2021 chromosome 13, NIFS_Gcha_1.0, whole genome shotgun sequence, a single genomic region encodes these proteins:
- the LOC130401413 gene encoding serine/threonine-protein phosphatase 6 regulatory subunit 1-like isoform X2: MPSKITVVGELRSGPAAVPCHCLLMPASYGCEVSLWTNEGHCKSLAGRTSAWDPADSRGMMSTVAPRPPQKEDEEEEEDEEQGEPFEFDDSAEESVPEDAVVKPPPSTAEAADLTTEKVKCETQSEAPTEGSADPHSQQPVSTAPMSPPAGQEGNSSSDAPPTPSTDQPLGDSSR, encoded by the exons ATGCCATCAAAGATCACCGTGGTGGGAGAACTGCGGTCAGGGCCAGCTGCTGTGCCCTGCCATTGTCTATTGATGCCAGCGTCCTATGGCTGTGAAGTTAGCCTGTGGACAAACGAAGGCCATTGTAAATCATTAGCTGGCAGAACATCGGCTTGGGATCCAGCAGACTCCCGGG GGATGATGTCCACCGTGGCGCCCCGGCCACCCCagaaggaggacgaggaggaagaggaggacgaagagcAAGGAGAACCGTTTGAGTTTGACGACAGCGCCGAGGAGAGTGTTCCTGAAGACGCCGTCgtaaagccccccccctcaacagcTGAGGCCGCCGACTTGACAACCGAAAAGGTCAAGTGTGAAACGCAGTCAGAGGCCCCAACCGAGGGCAGCGCTGATCCTCACTCCCAGCAGCCCGTGTCCACGGCGCCGAtgtctccccctgctggccaggaGGGGAACTCCTCCTCGGacgcccccccaacccccagcaCAG ATCAGCCTCTGGGAGACTCCAGTCGGTAA
- the LOC130401413 gene encoding uncharacterized protein LOC130401413 isoform X1: MPSKITVVGELRSGPAAVPCHCLLMPASYGCEVSLWTNEGHCKSLAGRTSAWDPADSRGMMSTVAPRPPQKEDEEEEEDEEQGEPFEFDDSAEESVPEDAVVKPPPSTAEAADLTTEKVKCETQSEAPTEGSADPHSQQPVSTAPMSPPAGQEGNSSSDAPPTPSTADQPLGDSSR; the protein is encoded by the exons ATGCCATCAAAGATCACCGTGGTGGGAGAACTGCGGTCAGGGCCAGCTGCTGTGCCCTGCCATTGTCTATTGATGCCAGCGTCCTATGGCTGTGAAGTTAGCCTGTGGACAAACGAAGGCCATTGTAAATCATTAGCTGGCAGAACATCGGCTTGGGATCCAGCAGACTCCCGGG GGATGATGTCCACCGTGGCGCCCCGGCCACCCCagaaggaggacgaggaggaagaggaggacgaagagcAAGGAGAACCGTTTGAGTTTGACGACAGCGCCGAGGAGAGTGTTCCTGAAGACGCCGTCgtaaagccccccccctcaacagcTGAGGCCGCCGACTTGACAACCGAAAAGGTCAAGTGTGAAACGCAGTCAGAGGCCCCAACCGAGGGCAGCGCTGATCCTCACTCCCAGCAGCCCGTGTCCACGGCGCCGAtgtctccccctgctggccaggaGGGGAACTCCTCCTCGGacgcccccccaacccccagcaCAG CAGATCAGCCTCTGGGAGACTCCAGTCGGTAA
- the LOC130401413 gene encoding uncharacterized protein LOC130401413 isoform X3, with protein MVNAPGYGDPRTGVLAEPEGITRKAQGGMMSTVAPRPPQKEDEEEEEDEEQGEPFEFDDSAEESVPEDAVVKPPPSTAEAADLTTEKVKCETQSEAPTEGSADPHSQQPVSTAPMSPPAGQEGNSSSDAPPTPSTADQPLGDSSR; from the exons ATGGTGAACGCGCCGGGATACGGAGACCCGCGAACAGGAGTATTGGCCGAACCTGAAGGAATTACCCGCAAAGCACAAGGAG GGATGATGTCCACCGTGGCGCCCCGGCCACCCCagaaggaggacgaggaggaagaggaggacgaagagcAAGGAGAACCGTTTGAGTTTGACGACAGCGCCGAGGAGAGTGTTCCTGAAGACGCCGTCgtaaagccccccccctcaacagcTGAGGCCGCCGACTTGACAACCGAAAAGGTCAAGTGTGAAACGCAGTCAGAGGCCCCAACCGAGGGCAGCGCTGATCCTCACTCCCAGCAGCCCGTGTCCACGGCGCCGAtgtctccccctgctggccaggaGGGGAACTCCTCCTCGGacgcccccccaacccccagcaCAG CAGATCAGCCTCTGGGAGACTCCAGTCGGTAA
- the LOC130401413 gene encoding uncharacterized protein LOC130401413 isoform X4 encodes MMSTVAPRPPQKEDEEEEEDEEQGEPFEFDDSAEESVPEDAVVKPPPSTAEAADLTTEKVKCETQSEAPTEGSADPHSQQPVSTAPMSPPAGQEGNSSSDAPPTPSTADQPLGDSSR; translated from the exons ATGATGTCCACCGTGGCGCCCCGGCCACCCCagaaggaggacgaggaggaagaggaggacgaagagcAAGGAGAACCGTTTGAGTTTGACGACAGCGCCGAGGAGAGTGTTCCTGAAGACGCCGTCgtaaagccccccccctcaacagcTGAGGCCGCCGACTTGACAACCGAAAAGGTCAAGTGTGAAACGCAGTCAGAGGCCCCAACCGAGGGCAGCGCTGATCCTCACTCCCAGCAGCCCGTGTCCACGGCGCCGAtgtctccccctgctggccaggaGGGGAACTCCTCCTCGGacgcccccccaacccccagcaCAG CAGATCAGCCTCTGGGAGACTCCAGTCGGTAA